The DNA sequence GATTTCTTGAATACGATGGCTGTCTGAAGGAAGTTTAATCTTCATCCATGCAGGCTTACGTAGAACTTCTTTCTGTTCAGCAGGCATATTCTTTACGGGAATTAATGCCATTTTGTCAGCGTCACGATATTTAACGCCTTTTTCCATTTGGATTGGTTTGCTCATGATTTTATGCTTCTGCTGTAATGTTACTGGTGGCTTGAATGTCTACTTGGTCATAGCCGAGTAGCTCTACGAGCTCTTGTATTAACTGTTGCTCAACGTTTTCTAGTTCACTTGGCCCGCCTAGCTGGCTTACTTGTGCCATTTCCATACCTTGATAACCACATGGGTTAATACGTAGGAATGGAGACAGGTCCATATCGACGTTGAGTGCTAACCCGTGGAATGAGCAGCCACGTCGAATACGTAATCCGAGTGAACAGATTTTCTTGCCATCGACATAAACACCAGGAGCGTCAGGTCGGGCAGTTGAATTTATATTGTAAGCTTTCAGAGTGTTGATTACGAGGTTCTCGATATGAGTCACCAAATCACGTACTCCGAATTTTTTGCGGCGGATGTTAATCAAAAAGTAAGCGACTAACTGGCCTGGGCCATGGTAAGTCACTTGGCCACCGCGATCGCTTTGTATTACAGGGATATCACCGGCATTTAATACATGCTCGGCTTTGCCTGCTTGTCCTTGAGTGAAGACAGGGTTATGTTCAACCAACCAAACTTGGTCTACGTCTTCTTCTGTGCGTTCGTCTGTGAACTTATGCATGGCTTTCCATACAGGTTCGTAATCCTGACGGCCTAATTTTTTTACGATTAGCTTATTTTGCAAAGTAGCACTCCCCCAAGGATTAATAAAGTGAACGCATTATAAACGCGAAACATGATTCTAACTACAGACGGACTGCAAGGTTTTTCAACTTTCTTTGTATTTATTGAAAATTAAGTTGAATGAATTTGACCTAGATAGGGTGCTTCAAACAAAAACAGCGGCAATAAGCCGCTGTTTTTCATGTGTAATCGGAGATTACAGAACCATACGAACGATTTCTATCTCGCCCAGTTCTTTATAAAGTGTTTCTACTTGCTCAATTGAAGTCGCCGTAATATTTATAGAAACAGAGTGGTAGTTACCTTTCGCACTCGGTTTTAGCGTTGGGCTGTAGTCACCAGGAGCGTGACGCTGGATCACTTCTAGCACTAGCTCAGTAAGTTCTGGCTTTGCATAGCCCATTACTTTGTAAGTGAATGAACAAGGGAACTCTAAGAGATCTTTTAGTTTTGCATCAGAATTGATGTTCATGATTAGCTCCAAAAGGCTAGACTCTCGCAAATTGGCGAAATGTCGATAAAAAGCGTGTTCGGTCAACAGACACGAGTAATAGGGCGGAATATTACGTGTAAATATCTCTGAACTCAAGATCAACAAAAGCCGCACATGGCGGCTTTTAGTTCGTCAATGAGTAAATAATGAACTTACTCATTGAGTTAGCTTTGCACTGAGCTTGTGTATTGCTTAGAGCAAAGCTTTGACTGGTTTAGAATAAACCCTTAAACAGCAATACCAGGTAGTCCCATAGACGACTAAATAAGCTGCCTTGGTCTACATCTTCAAGTGCAAGTAGTGGGTATTCAGCAACGTCTTCACCATCAACTTGGTAGAATAGTTTACCGACAACATCGCCTTTGCTAATTGGTGCTTCTAGTTCCTTTTCAAGAACGAAGCTTGCTTTTAGGTTCTTAGCTTGACCACGAGGTAGTGTAACGAAAGTATCTTCGTCGACACCTAGTGCAACTGTATCCTTGCTACCCATCCAGATCTTCTCTTCTACGAAGGTTTCACCGGCTGTGTGTGGCGCCACTGTTTCGAAGAAACGGAAGCCGTAGCTAAGCAGCTTTTTGCTTTCTGTTTTACGAGCGTTCGCATTTTTAGTTCCCATCACAACAGCAACTAGGCGCATTTTACCTTCGGTTGCTGAGCTTACTAGGCTATAACCTGCCTTGCTTGTATGGCCCGTTTTGATGCCATCAACGTTCATGCTCTTATCCCATAACAGACCGTTACGGTTGTACTGGGTGATGCCGTTGTAAGTGAATTTTTTCTCTGAGTAGATACGGTACTCATCAGGAACATCGCGAATCAGCGCCTGACCAAGTAGCGCCATATCATAAGGTGTTGAGTATAGATTCGGGTTGTCTAGACCGTGCACGTTAGCAAAGTGCGTGTCTTTCATGCCGATAGAGCTTGCCCATGCGTTCATTAGGTCAACGAATGCATCTTCAGAACCAGCAATATGCTCAGCCATTGCAACAGTAGCATCGTTGCCTGATTGAATGATGATGCCACGGTTCAGTTCTTCCACTTTAACCGTTGTGCCCACTTCAATGAACATTTTCGATGAATCTGGGAAGTTTTTAGCCCAAGCATTCTCACTGATTACAACATCGTCGTTTAGATTGATGTTGCCACGTTCTAGCTCTTGGCCGATCACGTAGCTCGTCATCATCTTGGTTAAACTTGCTGGAGAAAGTTGAGTGTTCATCTCTTTCTCTGCTAGTACTTTGCCTGAATGGTAATCCATCAGAACAAAACCTTTAGCGGCGATTTGCGGTGCATCAGGGACTACAATTGGAGCGGCGAATGACGATGTAGCTATCGTTGCAGAAAGAGCAACAGAAGTAGCAAAAATCGATTTAACAAGTTTATTAGATTTAATCATTTTGAATGCAATTATTTGGTGAACTATTCATATCTTAACAGAATCACTCTGTCACACCAGAGCGCTGATTACCAGAAGTAACTGTTAGATTAATTAGCGGGTTAGTGTGTGTTTTTTTATATAAGCTGACGGGTAACCCATTAGCTTAACTTGTTCTAATTTCTCTTGAGTCAGAGCATAGTCATGAAATGGCCCAAGCATCAGACGGTAGTTATCGTCATTTGGCTGCAAGAACGTTGCTACAGCTAGCTTTTCACCTAGATCTTTGGCTAACTTCTCGGTTCTATCTTCATGTGGAGAAGTTGCAACTTGAATGATAAATTGCGGTAAAGCGGCCTTTTTATTTGCGTCGGTTGGCATAGCCACAGTAATGACTTCTATCTCAACATTTGCGGTGCCGGTTCTCAACACATCGAGCTTATAAGCTGCCGCATAACTAAGGTCAATGATTCGACCTTCATGGAATGGACCGCGGTCATTGATACGAACAATCGTCGTTTTATTGTTATCAGTATTCGTCACTTTTACATAGCTTGGAATTGGCAATGTTTTGTGCGCTGCCGACATTGAATACATGTCGTAGATCTCGCCGTTAGACGTTAAGTGACCATGAAATTTCTTACCGTACCAAGAGGCTTTGCCTTTCTCAGTAAAACCTTCGGTCTTCTTTACGATCTTGTAGTCTTCGCCACGCAAAGTGTAATTCGTGTTACCACCTAAACTATAAGGTTCATATTGAGGGTGAGCATCTTCTAGATGCTCCACCGAGATAGGTGCATCTGGTGCAATATCCGAATCAATATCGTAGCGACCGGTTGGCTTTTGTGAAGAACAGCCGTTGATTAAAATCGCTAAGCCTAGAATAGAGGCTATTTTTTTGATTGGCAGCTCATCAACCAAAGATGCTTTTCT is a window from the Vibrio splendidus genome containing:
- a CDS encoding serine hydrolase, with amino-acid sequence MIKSNKLVKSIFATSVALSATIATSSFAAPIVVPDAPQIAAKGFVLMDYHSGKVLAEKEMNTQLSPASLTKMMTSYVIGQELERGNINLNDDVVISENAWAKNFPDSSKMFIEVGTTVKVEELNRGIIIQSGNDATVAMAEHIAGSEDAFVDLMNAWASSIGMKDTHFANVHGLDNPNLYSTPYDMALLGQALIRDVPDEYRIYSEKKFTYNGITQYNRNGLLWDKSMNVDGIKTGHTSKAGYSLVSSATEGKMRLVAVVMGTKNANARKTESKKLLSYGFRFFETVAPHTAGETFVEEKIWMGSKDTVALGVDEDTFVTLPRGQAKNLKASFVLEKELEAPISKGDVVGKLFYQVDGEDVAEYPLLALEDVDQGSLFSRLWDYLVLLFKGLF
- a CDS encoding septal ring lytic transglycosylase RlpA family protein, with protein sequence MSITIFQRKASLVDELPIKKIASILGLAILINGCSSQKPTGRYDIDSDIAPDAPISVEHLEDAHPQYEPYSLGGNTNYTLRGEDYKIVKKTEGFTEKGKASWYGKKFHGHLTSNGEIYDMYSMSAAHKTLPIPSYVKVTNTDNNKTTIVRINDRGPFHEGRIIDLSYAAAYKLDVLRTGTANVEIEVITVAMPTDANKKAALPQFIIQVATSPHEDRTEKLAKDLGEKLAVATFLQPNDDNYRLMLGPFHDYALTQEKLEQVKLMGYPSAYIKKHTLTR
- the lipB gene encoding lipoyl(octanoyl) transferase LipB codes for the protein MQNKLIVKKLGRQDYEPVWKAMHKFTDERTEEDVDQVWLVEHNPVFTQGQAGKAEHVLNAGDIPVIQSDRGGQVTYHGPGQLVAYFLINIRRKKFGVRDLVTHIENLVINTLKAYNINSTARPDAPGVYVDGKKICSLGLRIRRGCSFHGLALNVDMDLSPFLRINPCGYQGMEMAQVSQLGGPSELENVEQQLIQELVELLGYDQVDIQATSNITAEA
- the ybeD gene encoding DUF493 family protein YbeD, which produces MMNINSDAKLKDLLEFPCSFTYKVMGYAKPELTELVLEVIQRHAPGDYSPTLKPSAKGNYHSVSINITATSIEQVETLYKELGEIEIVRMVL